One part of the Rutidosis leptorrhynchoides isolate AG116_Rl617_1_P2 chromosome 1, CSIRO_AGI_Rlap_v1, whole genome shotgun sequence genome encodes these proteins:
- the LOC139878697 gene encoding uncharacterized protein, which translates to MSSQLRQLRSKVCQASQILSKHGTAYYNQLIEQNKHYIQQPATVEKFNELSKQLLYTRLASIPKRKEAFWKEVDQVKSLWKERKELHIEKVGIATLFGLECAVLLCAGKIVGRGFTITGYDV; encoded by the exons ATGTCGTCACAATTGCGACAATTACGATCGAAAGTGTGCCAAGCTTCACAGATATTATCGAAACATGGAACTGCTT ACTACAATCAGTTGATTGAACAGAACAAACACTATATTCAGCAGCCTGCAACTGTCGAAAAATTCAATGAGTTATCCAAACAGTTGCTGTACACTCGTCTTGCAAG TATACCTAAGCGTAAGGAGGCATTCTGGAAGGAAGTTGATCAAGTGAAGAGCTTATGGAAGGAAAGGAAAGAATTGCACATTGAAAAAGTTGGGATTGCTACTTTGTTTGGGCTAGAATGCGCTGTTTTGTTATGTGCTGGTAAGATTGTTGGCAGGGGTTTCACTATTACTGGTTATGATGTCTGA